In Prunus dulcis chromosome 2, ALMONDv2, whole genome shotgun sequence, a single genomic region encodes these proteins:
- the LOC117619183 gene encoding probable sulfate transporter 4.2 isoform X2: MEITYASPSSTDFADGSSMPTSTRPVRIIPLQHPSTTSSSSSASSSTWAALSRWKSKVQSMTWVEWLEVFLPCTRWIRTYKWREYLQVDLMAGITVGVMLVPQADSGFVPLFVYAIFGSSRQLAVGPVALVSLLVSNVLSGIVDSSDELYTELAILLAFMVGVMECLLGLFRLGWIIRFISHSVISGFTTASAIVIALSQAKYFLGYNVARSSKIVPLIKSIISGADGFSWPPFVMGSVILAILLIMKHLGKTRKYLRFLRAAGPLTAVLSGTIFVKIFNPSSISLVGDIPQGLPSFSIPRAFGYATSLIPTALLITGVAILESVGIAKALAAKNGYELDSNQELFGLGVANIFGSFFSAYPTTGSFSRSAVNHESGAKSGLSGLVMGVLMGCALLFMTPLFEYIPQCALAAIVISAVIGLVDYEEAIFLWGVDKKDFLLWTITSTTTLFLGIEIGVLVGVGVSLAFVIHESANPHIAVLGRLPGTTVYRNTQQYPEAYTYNGIVIVRIDAPIYFANISYIKDRLREYEVEVDRSTSRGPEVERIYFVIIEMAPVTYIDSSAVQALKDLHQEYKLRDIRIAISNPNREVLMTLSRAGVVDLIGKEWYFVRVHDAVQVCLQHVQSLKETPKAADPSSEERLSPFQRLIKQRAEDSSVAELESGSKDIDPQLEPLLSRKSS; the protein is encoded by the exons ATGGAGATAACCTACGCATCTCCCAGCTCCACTGACTTCGCTGACGGATCCTCCATGCCGACCTCGACCAGACCCGTCCGAATCATCCCCCTCCAGCACCCCAGTACGACGTCGTCTTCGTCCAGCGCTTCGTCGTCGACGTGGGCCGCGCTGTCGAGATGGAAATCCAAGGTCCAGAGCATGACCTGGGTCGAGTGGCTGGAGGTCTTCTTGCCTTGCACCCGCTGGATTCGGACCTATAAATGGCGCGAGTATTTGCAGGTCGATCTCATGGCTGGCATCACCGTCGGCGTCATGCTCGTTCCTCAG GCAGATTCTGGTTTTGTACCTTTGTTTGTGTATGCCATATTTGGCTCTTCTCGTCAGCTAGCCGTTGGTCCAGTAGCGTTGGTTTCTCTCCTGGTCTCTAATGTCTTAAGTGGCATAGTTGATTCATCTGATGAATTATACACAGAATTGGCTATCTTACTGGCATTTATGGTTGGGGTCATGGAATGCCTTTTGGGGCTCTTTAG GCTAGGATGGATTATTCGCTTCATCAGCCACTCTGTCATTTCTGGCTTTACAACTGCTTCAGCCATCGTGATTGCCTTATCTCAGGCAAAATACTTTTTGGGATATAATGTAGCACGAAGTAGCAAGATTGTGCCATTGATCAAGAGCATTATATCTGGAGCTGATGGG ttCTCATGGCCTCCTTTTGTGATGGGATCTGTCATTCTTGCAATACTTTTGATCATGAAACACTTG GGAAAAACAAGGAAGTACTTGCGTTTCCTGAGAGCAGCAGGTCCCCTCACAGCTGTTCTTTCGGGcacaatttttgtaaaaatatttaatccaTCTTCCATATCTTTG GTAGGAGATATACCTCAGGGCCTACCAAGCTTTTCTATTCCTAGAGCTTTTGGATATGCTACATCTTTGATCCCCACCGCACTTCTCATTACTGGTGTAGCTATTTTG GAATCTGTGGGCATTGCAAAAGCATTAGCAGCAAAGAATGGGTATGAGCTGGACTCAAATCAAGAG TTGTTCGGTCTTGGTGTGGCCAATATTTTTGGTTCATTTTTTTCGGCATATCCAACAACAG GTTCTTTTTCTAGGTCAGCTGTGAATCATGAAAGTGGAGCTAAATCTGGCTTATCTGGACTTGTTATGGGAGTCTTGATGGGCTGCGCTCTCCTATTTATGACGCCACTGTTTGAATATATACCGCAG TGTGCTCTCGCTGCCATTGTGATTTCTGCTGTAATAGGCCTG GTGGATTATGAGGAGGCTATATTTTTATGGGGTGTGGATAAGAaagattttcttctttggacTATTACAAGCACTACAACATTGTTCCTTGGCATTGAGATTGGCGTCCTTGTCGGG GTTGGTGTTTCACTTGCATTTGTCATTCATGAATCAGCAAATCCGCATATTG CTGTCTTGGGGCGTCTTCCAGGCACAACTGTGTATAGAAATACTCAACAGTATCCAGaagcatatacatataatGGAATTGTGATTGTTCGGATTGATGCACCTATTTATTTTGCAAACATTAGTTACATAAAGGACAG GCTACGGGAATATGAAGTTGAGGTTGATAGGTCTACCAGTCGTGGACCAGAAGTTGAAagaatttattttgttatcatAGAGATGGCGC CTGTAACGTATATAGACTCCAGCGCCGTTCAAGCCTTAAAAGACTTGCATCAGGAGTACAAGTTGCGGGATATCCGGATAGCAATTTCCAATCCGAATCGAGAAGTTCTGATGACCTTATCAAGAGCAGGTGTAGTGGACCTGATTGGTAAGGAGTGGTACTTTGTGAGAGTGCACGATGCTGTTCAAGTTTGCCTTCAGCATGTGCAGAGCTTAAAGGAGACACCTAAGGCAGCAGACCCATCGTCTGAAGAGAGACTGAGTCCCTTCCAGAGATTGATTAAGCAAAGAGCAGAGGATTCATCTGTGGCCGAACTGGAGTCTGGCTCCAAGGATATTGACCCTCAGTTGGAACCACTATTGTCACGAAAATCTTCTTGA
- the LOC117619183 gene encoding probable sulfate transporter 4.2 isoform X5 produces MQNWLDLNQYTDSADSGFVPLFVYAIFGSSRQLAVGPVALVSLLVSNVLSGIVDSSDELYTELAILLAFMVGVMECLLGLFRLGWIIRFISHSVISGFTTASAIVIALSQAKYFLGYNVARSSKIVPLIKSIISGADGFSWPPFVMGSVILAILLIMKHLGKTRKYLRFLRAAGPLTAVLSGTIFVKIFNPSSISLVGDIPQGLPSFSIPRAFGYATSLIPTALLITGVAILESVGIAKALAAKNGYELDSNQELFGLGVANIFGSFFSAYPTTGSFSRSAVNHESGAKSGLSGLVMGVLMGCALLFMTPLFEYIPQCALAAIVISAVIGLVDYEEAIFLWGVDKKDFLLWTITSTTTLFLGIEIGVLVGVGVSLAFVIHESANPHIAVLGRLPGTTVYRNTQQYPEAYTYNGIVIVRIDAPIYFANISYIKDRLREYEVEVDRSTSRGPEVERIYFVIIEMAPVTYIDSSAVQALKDLHQEYKLRDIRIAISNPNREVLMTLSRAGVVDLIGKEWYFVRVHDAVQVCLQHVQSLKETPKAADPSSEERLSPFQRLIKQRAEDSSVAELESGSKDIDPQLEPLLSRKSS; encoded by the exons ATGCAAAATTGGCTGGACTTGAACCAATATACGGACTCT GCAGATTCTGGTTTTGTACCTTTGTTTGTGTATGCCATATTTGGCTCTTCTCGTCAGCTAGCCGTTGGTCCAGTAGCGTTGGTTTCTCTCCTGGTCTCTAATGTCTTAAGTGGCATAGTTGATTCATCTGATGAATTATACACAGAATTGGCTATCTTACTGGCATTTATGGTTGGGGTCATGGAATGCCTTTTGGGGCTCTTTAG GCTAGGATGGATTATTCGCTTCATCAGCCACTCTGTCATTTCTGGCTTTACAACTGCTTCAGCCATCGTGATTGCCTTATCTCAGGCAAAATACTTTTTGGGATATAATGTAGCACGAAGTAGCAAGATTGTGCCATTGATCAAGAGCATTATATCTGGAGCTGATGGG ttCTCATGGCCTCCTTTTGTGATGGGATCTGTCATTCTTGCAATACTTTTGATCATGAAACACTTG GGAAAAACAAGGAAGTACTTGCGTTTCCTGAGAGCAGCAGGTCCCCTCACAGCTGTTCTTTCGGGcacaatttttgtaaaaatatttaatccaTCTTCCATATCTTTG GTAGGAGATATACCTCAGGGCCTACCAAGCTTTTCTATTCCTAGAGCTTTTGGATATGCTACATCTTTGATCCCCACCGCACTTCTCATTACTGGTGTAGCTATTTTG GAATCTGTGGGCATTGCAAAAGCATTAGCAGCAAAGAATGGGTATGAGCTGGACTCAAATCAAGAG TTGTTCGGTCTTGGTGTGGCCAATATTTTTGGTTCATTTTTTTCGGCATATCCAACAACAG GTTCTTTTTCTAGGTCAGCTGTGAATCATGAAAGTGGAGCTAAATCTGGCTTATCTGGACTTGTTATGGGAGTCTTGATGGGCTGCGCTCTCCTATTTATGACGCCACTGTTTGAATATATACCGCAG TGTGCTCTCGCTGCCATTGTGATTTCTGCTGTAATAGGCCTG GTGGATTATGAGGAGGCTATATTTTTATGGGGTGTGGATAAGAaagattttcttctttggacTATTACAAGCACTACAACATTGTTCCTTGGCATTGAGATTGGCGTCCTTGTCGGG GTTGGTGTTTCACTTGCATTTGTCATTCATGAATCAGCAAATCCGCATATTG CTGTCTTGGGGCGTCTTCCAGGCACAACTGTGTATAGAAATACTCAACAGTATCCAGaagcatatacatataatGGAATTGTGATTGTTCGGATTGATGCACCTATTTATTTTGCAAACATTAGTTACATAAAGGACAG GCTACGGGAATATGAAGTTGAGGTTGATAGGTCTACCAGTCGTGGACCAGAAGTTGAAagaatttattttgttatcatAGAGATGGCGC CTGTAACGTATATAGACTCCAGCGCCGTTCAAGCCTTAAAAGACTTGCATCAGGAGTACAAGTTGCGGGATATCCGGATAGCAATTTCCAATCCGAATCGAGAAGTTCTGATGACCTTATCAAGAGCAGGTGTAGTGGACCTGATTGGTAAGGAGTGGTACTTTGTGAGAGTGCACGATGCTGTTCAAGTTTGCCTTCAGCATGTGCAGAGCTTAAAGGAGACACCTAAGGCAGCAGACCCATCGTCTGAAGAGAGACTGAGTCCCTTCCAGAGATTGATTAAGCAAAGAGCAGAGGATTCATCTGTGGCCGAACTGGAGTCTGGCTCCAAGGATATTGACCCTCAGTTGGAACCACTATTGTCACGAAAATCTTCTTGA
- the LOC117619183 gene encoding probable sulfate transporter 4.2 isoform X3: MEITYASPSSTDFADGSSMPTSTRPVRIIPLQHPSTTSSSSSASSSTWAALSRWKSKVQSMTWVEWLEVFLPCTRWIRTYKWREYLQVDLMAGITVGVMLVPQSMSYAKLAGLEPIYGLYSGFVPLFVYAIFGSSRQLAVGPVALVSLLVSNVLSGIVDSSDELYTELAILLAFMVGVMECLLGLFRLGWIIRFISHSVISGFTTASAIVIALSQAKYFLGYNVARSSKIVPLIKSIISGADGFSWPPFVMGSVILAILLIMKHLGKTRKYLRFLRAAGPLTAVLSGTIFVKIFNPSSISLESVGIAKALAAKNGYELDSNQELFGLGVANIFGSFFSAYPTTGSFSRSAVNHESGAKSGLSGLVMGVLMGCALLFMTPLFEYIPQCALAAIVISAVIGLVDYEEAIFLWGVDKKDFLLWTITSTTTLFLGIEIGVLVGVGVSLAFVIHESANPHIAVLGRLPGTTVYRNTQQYPEAYTYNGIVIVRIDAPIYFANISYIKDRLREYEVEVDRSTSRGPEVERIYFVIIEMAPVTYIDSSAVQALKDLHQEYKLRDIRIAISNPNREVLMTLSRAGVVDLIGKEWYFVRVHDAVQVCLQHVQSLKETPKAADPSSEERLSPFQRLIKQRAEDSSVAELESGSKDIDPQLEPLLSRKSS; encoded by the exons ATGGAGATAACCTACGCATCTCCCAGCTCCACTGACTTCGCTGACGGATCCTCCATGCCGACCTCGACCAGACCCGTCCGAATCATCCCCCTCCAGCACCCCAGTACGACGTCGTCTTCGTCCAGCGCTTCGTCGTCGACGTGGGCCGCGCTGTCGAGATGGAAATCCAAGGTCCAGAGCATGACCTGGGTCGAGTGGCTGGAGGTCTTCTTGCCTTGCACCCGCTGGATTCGGACCTATAAATGGCGCGAGTATTTGCAGGTCGATCTCATGGCTGGCATCACCGTCGGCGTCATGCTCGTTCCTCAG TCAATGTCTTATGCAAAATTGGCTGGACTTGAACCAATATACGGACTCT ATTCTGGTTTTGTACCTTTGTTTGTGTATGCCATATTTGGCTCTTCTCGTCAGCTAGCCGTTGGTCCAGTAGCGTTGGTTTCTCTCCTGGTCTCTAATGTCTTAAGTGGCATAGTTGATTCATCTGATGAATTATACACAGAATTGGCTATCTTACTGGCATTTATGGTTGGGGTCATGGAATGCCTTTTGGGGCTCTTTAG GCTAGGATGGATTATTCGCTTCATCAGCCACTCTGTCATTTCTGGCTTTACAACTGCTTCAGCCATCGTGATTGCCTTATCTCAGGCAAAATACTTTTTGGGATATAATGTAGCACGAAGTAGCAAGATTGTGCCATTGATCAAGAGCATTATATCTGGAGCTGATGGG ttCTCATGGCCTCCTTTTGTGATGGGATCTGTCATTCTTGCAATACTTTTGATCATGAAACACTTG GGAAAAACAAGGAAGTACTTGCGTTTCCTGAGAGCAGCAGGTCCCCTCACAGCTGTTCTTTCGGGcacaatttttgtaaaaatatttaatccaTCTTCCATATCTTTG GAATCTGTGGGCATTGCAAAAGCATTAGCAGCAAAGAATGGGTATGAGCTGGACTCAAATCAAGAG TTGTTCGGTCTTGGTGTGGCCAATATTTTTGGTTCATTTTTTTCGGCATATCCAACAACAG GTTCTTTTTCTAGGTCAGCTGTGAATCATGAAAGTGGAGCTAAATCTGGCTTATCTGGACTTGTTATGGGAGTCTTGATGGGCTGCGCTCTCCTATTTATGACGCCACTGTTTGAATATATACCGCAG TGTGCTCTCGCTGCCATTGTGATTTCTGCTGTAATAGGCCTG GTGGATTATGAGGAGGCTATATTTTTATGGGGTGTGGATAAGAaagattttcttctttggacTATTACAAGCACTACAACATTGTTCCTTGGCATTGAGATTGGCGTCCTTGTCGGG GTTGGTGTTTCACTTGCATTTGTCATTCATGAATCAGCAAATCCGCATATTG CTGTCTTGGGGCGTCTTCCAGGCACAACTGTGTATAGAAATACTCAACAGTATCCAGaagcatatacatataatGGAATTGTGATTGTTCGGATTGATGCACCTATTTATTTTGCAAACATTAGTTACATAAAGGACAG GCTACGGGAATATGAAGTTGAGGTTGATAGGTCTACCAGTCGTGGACCAGAAGTTGAAagaatttattttgttatcatAGAGATGGCGC CTGTAACGTATATAGACTCCAGCGCCGTTCAAGCCTTAAAAGACTTGCATCAGGAGTACAAGTTGCGGGATATCCGGATAGCAATTTCCAATCCGAATCGAGAAGTTCTGATGACCTTATCAAGAGCAGGTGTAGTGGACCTGATTGGTAAGGAGTGGTACTTTGTGAGAGTGCACGATGCTGTTCAAGTTTGCCTTCAGCATGTGCAGAGCTTAAAGGAGACACCTAAGGCAGCAGACCCATCGTCTGAAGAGAGACTGAGTCCCTTCCAGAGATTGATTAAGCAAAGAGCAGAGGATTCATCTGTGGCCGAACTGGAGTCTGGCTCCAAGGATATTGACCCTCAGTTGGAACCACTATTGTCACGAAAATCTTCTTGA
- the LOC117619183 gene encoding probable sulfate transporter 4.2 isoform X1 — protein sequence MEITYASPSSTDFADGSSMPTSTRPVRIIPLQHPSTTSSSSSASSSTWAALSRWKSKVQSMTWVEWLEVFLPCTRWIRTYKWREYLQVDLMAGITVGVMLVPQSMSYAKLAGLEPIYGLYSGFVPLFVYAIFGSSRQLAVGPVALVSLLVSNVLSGIVDSSDELYTELAILLAFMVGVMECLLGLFRLGWIIRFISHSVISGFTTASAIVIALSQAKYFLGYNVARSSKIVPLIKSIISGADGFSWPPFVMGSVILAILLIMKHLGKTRKYLRFLRAAGPLTAVLSGTIFVKIFNPSSISLVGDIPQGLPSFSIPRAFGYATSLIPTALLITGVAILESVGIAKALAAKNGYELDSNQELFGLGVANIFGSFFSAYPTTGSFSRSAVNHESGAKSGLSGLVMGVLMGCALLFMTPLFEYIPQCALAAIVISAVIGLVDYEEAIFLWGVDKKDFLLWTITSTTTLFLGIEIGVLVGVGVSLAFVIHESANPHIAVLGRLPGTTVYRNTQQYPEAYTYNGIVIVRIDAPIYFANISYIKDRLREYEVEVDRSTSRGPEVERIYFVIIEMAPVTYIDSSAVQALKDLHQEYKLRDIRIAISNPNREVLMTLSRAGVVDLIGKEWYFVRVHDAVQVCLQHVQSLKETPKAADPSSEERLSPFQRLIKQRAEDSSVAELESGSKDIDPQLEPLLSRKSS from the exons ATGGAGATAACCTACGCATCTCCCAGCTCCACTGACTTCGCTGACGGATCCTCCATGCCGACCTCGACCAGACCCGTCCGAATCATCCCCCTCCAGCACCCCAGTACGACGTCGTCTTCGTCCAGCGCTTCGTCGTCGACGTGGGCCGCGCTGTCGAGATGGAAATCCAAGGTCCAGAGCATGACCTGGGTCGAGTGGCTGGAGGTCTTCTTGCCTTGCACCCGCTGGATTCGGACCTATAAATGGCGCGAGTATTTGCAGGTCGATCTCATGGCTGGCATCACCGTCGGCGTCATGCTCGTTCCTCAG TCAATGTCTTATGCAAAATTGGCTGGACTTGAACCAATATACGGACTCT ATTCTGGTTTTGTACCTTTGTTTGTGTATGCCATATTTGGCTCTTCTCGTCAGCTAGCCGTTGGTCCAGTAGCGTTGGTTTCTCTCCTGGTCTCTAATGTCTTAAGTGGCATAGTTGATTCATCTGATGAATTATACACAGAATTGGCTATCTTACTGGCATTTATGGTTGGGGTCATGGAATGCCTTTTGGGGCTCTTTAG GCTAGGATGGATTATTCGCTTCATCAGCCACTCTGTCATTTCTGGCTTTACAACTGCTTCAGCCATCGTGATTGCCTTATCTCAGGCAAAATACTTTTTGGGATATAATGTAGCACGAAGTAGCAAGATTGTGCCATTGATCAAGAGCATTATATCTGGAGCTGATGGG ttCTCATGGCCTCCTTTTGTGATGGGATCTGTCATTCTTGCAATACTTTTGATCATGAAACACTTG GGAAAAACAAGGAAGTACTTGCGTTTCCTGAGAGCAGCAGGTCCCCTCACAGCTGTTCTTTCGGGcacaatttttgtaaaaatatttaatccaTCTTCCATATCTTTG GTAGGAGATATACCTCAGGGCCTACCAAGCTTTTCTATTCCTAGAGCTTTTGGATATGCTACATCTTTGATCCCCACCGCACTTCTCATTACTGGTGTAGCTATTTTG GAATCTGTGGGCATTGCAAAAGCATTAGCAGCAAAGAATGGGTATGAGCTGGACTCAAATCAAGAG TTGTTCGGTCTTGGTGTGGCCAATATTTTTGGTTCATTTTTTTCGGCATATCCAACAACAG GTTCTTTTTCTAGGTCAGCTGTGAATCATGAAAGTGGAGCTAAATCTGGCTTATCTGGACTTGTTATGGGAGTCTTGATGGGCTGCGCTCTCCTATTTATGACGCCACTGTTTGAATATATACCGCAG TGTGCTCTCGCTGCCATTGTGATTTCTGCTGTAATAGGCCTG GTGGATTATGAGGAGGCTATATTTTTATGGGGTGTGGATAAGAaagattttcttctttggacTATTACAAGCACTACAACATTGTTCCTTGGCATTGAGATTGGCGTCCTTGTCGGG GTTGGTGTTTCACTTGCATTTGTCATTCATGAATCAGCAAATCCGCATATTG CTGTCTTGGGGCGTCTTCCAGGCACAACTGTGTATAGAAATACTCAACAGTATCCAGaagcatatacatataatGGAATTGTGATTGTTCGGATTGATGCACCTATTTATTTTGCAAACATTAGTTACATAAAGGACAG GCTACGGGAATATGAAGTTGAGGTTGATAGGTCTACCAGTCGTGGACCAGAAGTTGAAagaatttattttgttatcatAGAGATGGCGC CTGTAACGTATATAGACTCCAGCGCCGTTCAAGCCTTAAAAGACTTGCATCAGGAGTACAAGTTGCGGGATATCCGGATAGCAATTTCCAATCCGAATCGAGAAGTTCTGATGACCTTATCAAGAGCAGGTGTAGTGGACCTGATTGGTAAGGAGTGGTACTTTGTGAGAGTGCACGATGCTGTTCAAGTTTGCCTTCAGCATGTGCAGAGCTTAAAGGAGACACCTAAGGCAGCAGACCCATCGTCTGAAGAGAGACTGAGTCCCTTCCAGAGATTGATTAAGCAAAGAGCAGAGGATTCATCTGTGGCCGAACTGGAGTCTGGCTCCAAGGATATTGACCCTCAGTTGGAACCACTATTGTCACGAAAATCTTCTTGA
- the LOC117619183 gene encoding probable sulfate transporter 4.2 isoform X4, with product MEITYASPSSTDFADGSSMPTSTRPVRIIPLQHPSTTSSSSSASSSTWAALSRWKSKVQSMTWVEWLEVFLPCTRWIRTYKWREYLQVDLMAGITVGVMLVPQSMSYAKLAGLEPIYGLYSGFVPLFVYAIFGSSRQLAVGPVALVSLLVSNVLSGIVDSSDELYTELAILLAFMVGVMECLLGLFRLGWIIRFISHSVISGFTTASAIVIALSQAKYFLGYNVARSSKIVPLIKSIISGADGFSWPPFVMGSVILAILLIMKHLGKTRKYLRFLRAAGPLTAVLSGTIFVKIFNPSSISLVGDIPQGLPSFSIPRAFGYATSLIPTALLITGVAILESVGIAKALAAKNGYELDSNQELFGLGVANIFGSFFSAYPTTGSFSRSAVNHESGAKSGLSGLVMGVLMGCALLFMTPLFEYIPQCALAAIVISAVIGLVGVSLAFVIHESANPHIAVLGRLPGTTVYRNTQQYPEAYTYNGIVIVRIDAPIYFANISYIKDRLREYEVEVDRSTSRGPEVERIYFVIIEMAPVTYIDSSAVQALKDLHQEYKLRDIRIAISNPNREVLMTLSRAGVVDLIGKEWYFVRVHDAVQVCLQHVQSLKETPKAADPSSEERLSPFQRLIKQRAEDSSVAELESGSKDIDPQLEPLLSRKSS from the exons ATGGAGATAACCTACGCATCTCCCAGCTCCACTGACTTCGCTGACGGATCCTCCATGCCGACCTCGACCAGACCCGTCCGAATCATCCCCCTCCAGCACCCCAGTACGACGTCGTCTTCGTCCAGCGCTTCGTCGTCGACGTGGGCCGCGCTGTCGAGATGGAAATCCAAGGTCCAGAGCATGACCTGGGTCGAGTGGCTGGAGGTCTTCTTGCCTTGCACCCGCTGGATTCGGACCTATAAATGGCGCGAGTATTTGCAGGTCGATCTCATGGCTGGCATCACCGTCGGCGTCATGCTCGTTCCTCAG TCAATGTCTTATGCAAAATTGGCTGGACTTGAACCAATATACGGACTCT ATTCTGGTTTTGTACCTTTGTTTGTGTATGCCATATTTGGCTCTTCTCGTCAGCTAGCCGTTGGTCCAGTAGCGTTGGTTTCTCTCCTGGTCTCTAATGTCTTAAGTGGCATAGTTGATTCATCTGATGAATTATACACAGAATTGGCTATCTTACTGGCATTTATGGTTGGGGTCATGGAATGCCTTTTGGGGCTCTTTAG GCTAGGATGGATTATTCGCTTCATCAGCCACTCTGTCATTTCTGGCTTTACAACTGCTTCAGCCATCGTGATTGCCTTATCTCAGGCAAAATACTTTTTGGGATATAATGTAGCACGAAGTAGCAAGATTGTGCCATTGATCAAGAGCATTATATCTGGAGCTGATGGG ttCTCATGGCCTCCTTTTGTGATGGGATCTGTCATTCTTGCAATACTTTTGATCATGAAACACTTG GGAAAAACAAGGAAGTACTTGCGTTTCCTGAGAGCAGCAGGTCCCCTCACAGCTGTTCTTTCGGGcacaatttttgtaaaaatatttaatccaTCTTCCATATCTTTG GTAGGAGATATACCTCAGGGCCTACCAAGCTTTTCTATTCCTAGAGCTTTTGGATATGCTACATCTTTGATCCCCACCGCACTTCTCATTACTGGTGTAGCTATTTTG GAATCTGTGGGCATTGCAAAAGCATTAGCAGCAAAGAATGGGTATGAGCTGGACTCAAATCAAGAG TTGTTCGGTCTTGGTGTGGCCAATATTTTTGGTTCATTTTTTTCGGCATATCCAACAACAG GTTCTTTTTCTAGGTCAGCTGTGAATCATGAAAGTGGAGCTAAATCTGGCTTATCTGGACTTGTTATGGGAGTCTTGATGGGCTGCGCTCTCCTATTTATGACGCCACTGTTTGAATATATACCGCAG TGTGCTCTCGCTGCCATTGTGATTTCTGCTGTAATAGGCCTG GTTGGTGTTTCACTTGCATTTGTCATTCATGAATCAGCAAATCCGCATATTG CTGTCTTGGGGCGTCTTCCAGGCACAACTGTGTATAGAAATACTCAACAGTATCCAGaagcatatacatataatGGAATTGTGATTGTTCGGATTGATGCACCTATTTATTTTGCAAACATTAGTTACATAAAGGACAG GCTACGGGAATATGAAGTTGAGGTTGATAGGTCTACCAGTCGTGGACCAGAAGTTGAAagaatttattttgttatcatAGAGATGGCGC CTGTAACGTATATAGACTCCAGCGCCGTTCAAGCCTTAAAAGACTTGCATCAGGAGTACAAGTTGCGGGATATCCGGATAGCAATTTCCAATCCGAATCGAGAAGTTCTGATGACCTTATCAAGAGCAGGTGTAGTGGACCTGATTGGTAAGGAGTGGTACTTTGTGAGAGTGCACGATGCTGTTCAAGTTTGCCTTCAGCATGTGCAGAGCTTAAAGGAGACACCTAAGGCAGCAGACCCATCGTCTGAAGAGAGACTGAGTCCCTTCCAGAGATTGATTAAGCAAAGAGCAGAGGATTCATCTGTGGCCGAACTGGAGTCTGGCTCCAAGGATATTGACCCTCAGTTGGAACCACTATTGTCACGAAAATCTTCTTGA